Part of the Pseudomonadota bacterium genome is shown below.
CGCGTGCTGGTTGCGCCAGTAGCGATCAAATTCCTGGTGGCTCATGCCGGCCTTGCGCACTGCGCACACGATCATCTTCACCATTTGTCCATCCTCGTTTTCTATGCTGGCGTGGCCTGGCCTCATCCGGCACGACGCGCGCAGGCCATTCATGGATACTGCATGCTTCGAGGCCCTCCGCAGGAACACACGCCGTGCACCCGCGGTCTGCCCTCAATCGGGAGAATAAACGAGTCCGCATGAAATTCACTCGGAACCGCGCGGCCCTGGTCATGGGCCTCGTCGCGCTGCTGGCGGTGGGTGCCACCTTGCTGCTGAAGTCTCCATTCGAGGGCGCCGACGCGGCGCCGTCCACGGCTGTCGCCGCCACCCCCGCGCGACGCCTGGCGGTGAGCGTCGCGCCCAGCCGTCGTGGCGATGTCGACATCATCGTCACCGCGCTCGGCACCGTCACCGCGCGCGACACGGTGACGGTGCACAGCCGCGTGGACGGACAACTGTTGCGCGTGCATTTTCGCGAAGGGCAGGAGGTCAAGGCCGGTGATCTGCTGGCGGAGATCGACCCGCGCCCCTTCCAGATCGCGCTGGCCCAGGCCGAGGGGCAGCTGGCGCGCGACAGCGCGCTGCTCGACAACGCGCGCCTCGATGTCGCGCGCTACCGCGAACTGCTGAAACAGGATTCGATCGCCAGCCAGCAGGTCGATGCGCAGGTCGCGCTGGTGCATCAATACGAGGGCGTGGTGCAGGCCGACCGCGCGGCCGTCGACAACGCGCGTCTCGAGCTCGACTACTCGCGCATCAGCGCGCCGCTGGCCGGGCGCATCGGACTGCGCCTGGTCGATGCCGGCAACATGGTGCGCGCCAGCGACA
Proteins encoded:
- a CDS encoding MdtA/MuxA family multidrug efflux RND transporter periplasmic adaptor subunit, translating into MKFTRNRAALVMGLVALLAVGATLLLKSPFEGADAAPSTAVAATPARRLAVSVAPSRRGDVDIIVTALGTVTARDTVTVHSRVDGQLLRVHFREGQEVKAGDLLAEIDPRPFQIALAQAEGQLARDSALLDNARLDVARYRELLKQDSIASQQVDAQVALVHQYEGVVQADRAAVDNARLELDYSRISAPLAGRIGLRLVDAGNMVRASDSTGLAVITATRPISVVFAVPSDELPAIRARLRAGAVLNVEALDRDGARQLASGRLASLDNQIDTTTASLKLKAEFANDDDALFPNQFVNVALHVETRQGVVLLPSAAVQRGQGGAFVYVVDEEGLARRRPIVTGAAMGDEVVAESGLEAGEALVVEGVDKLRDGIAVAATPMQVARATRNEEAAAKAP